In Bradyrhizobium sp. WBOS07, the genomic window TCCTCGACCCAGGCCTTGGCATTCAGCACGACCAGAGCGGCGAGGAACGGCCGCTGCTCGCCGACCACCAGCGCCTGCTCGAACAAGGGATCGGCGAGGATCGCGGTCTCCAGATCCACCGGCGCGATCTTCTCGCCGGTGGAGGTGATCAGGATGTCCTTGATGCGGCCGGTGATGGTGATGCGCCCATCCTCGATGCGGGCCTGGTCGCCGGTGTGCAGCCAGCCGTCGATGTCCTTGGCGCGGCGCGTTTCCTCCGGCTTGTGCCAGTAGCCCAGCATCACGCTGGGGCCGCGCACCAGCAATTCGTCGTTCTCACCCAGCTTGACCTCGACGCCGTCGAGGACGTGGCCGACCGAATGCGGATCGTTGTCGTCGGGAGTATTGACGGAGACCACCGGCGAGGTCTCCGTCATGCCGTAGCCCTGGAGCACGTCGAGCCCGAGCGCGAGAAACAGGCCGATGACGGGCTCCGCGATCGGTGCGCCGCCGGAGACCGCGACGCGCAGGCGGCCACCGAGCTGCGCCAGCACCTTGTCGGCGACGAGGCGCTTGAGCAGCGGCCAAGCCAGCCGGTCCAGCAGCGACGGTACGTCATGCCGCTGCCGCGCATCGAAGCGCCGCCCGCCGACGGCGATGGTAAGGTCGAGCAGCGTGCGTTCGATCCAGCCCGCCGATGCGCGATGCTGCAGGATCAGCGCGTAGATCCGTTCGTAGATCCGCGGCACCGAGACCAGCACCGTCGGCCGTACATGCTGCAGATCCTCCGAGAGCTGCGGCACTGAGCGTGCATAGGCGACACAGGCGCCGATCGCGATCGGGTAGTAATAGCCGCCGGTGCGCTCGAACGTGTGCGAGAGCGGCAGGAAGGACAGGAAGACGTCGTGCGGCTCGGCTTTGACGCGGCGCGCGATCGCCTTCACGTTGGCGACCACGTTGCCATGCGACAGCATCACGCCCTTCGGCCGCCCCGTGGTCCCCGAAGTGTAGACGATCGCAGCGAGATCGTCCGGCTCGATCGCGACATCGGGCAGCGGCGCGGTCGCGCCAGGTGCTTGCGCCAGCCAGTGGTCGAGCCCGACGATGCGCGCATCCGGCGTGATGAGCCCGCCTGCATCCGCGCAGACGACGCGCTTGAGATGGTCGAGCGGCTGGCCGGTCGCCACGATCGCCTGCCAGCGCTCCAGCGTATCGATGAACAGGACCAGCGCGCCGGAATCGGCGAGGACGTAGGCGATGCTGTCGGGATTGTCGACGGCGTGCATCGGCACCGGCACCAGGCCACGCGACAGCGCCGCCTGGTCCATGGCGATATGCGCGACACCGTTCGGCATCAGGATGGCGATACGCTCGCCCGGCGCGAGCGCCTCCGCGGCGAGCGCCCGCCGCCACAGCTCGAATTCCGCATCGATCTCGCGCCAGGACTGGCTGACCCAGCGCTGGGCGGCCGCGTCGAAATGACGATAGGCCTCCGCCGCCGGCGTCGCCTTGACGCGCCAGCGCAGCAGCTGCGGCAACGTCCTGATCTCGGCAAGGCCGCCCGGTTGACCCGCCGGCCCCGGCATAGCGCTCTCTTGCATCGCATCGATTCCCGACATGTGGTGCTTCGATACTAGACCGGCCAATCCTCGCCGCTTTGATCCTCAGCAAGGCGGCCATGCGTTGGAGCGGCTCATGACGCGCGACCGACTGCTTCTGCGGCCCTCGGATGTCGAGGACTGAGATGATCGCATCGAATCGTCGCAGCGTGAGATGGGGCAATACTAAGGCAGAGAGGGCGCGACAATCGATCGCGCAACGTTGTCTCGTTCACGAACGTTAACGTACGTTCATCGGAACCAGTGTCTGCGTCGTTTCGACGCCGGAACGCGGCGTGCGCACGCCCGTTGTGTCACGACATTCAACTGGAGTGATGACATGAAGTATCTCATTGTCGCGATGGCGGTCGGAGCTGCGGCGCTTGCCGGTGGATCGGCGGCGAACGCGGCCGGCAGTTCGAGCGCCAAGCAGGGCGTGCAGGAAAGTCAGACCACCGACATCAGCGCGCACCGCAGGCACCATCGCTGGCATGGCCACCATCATCATTGGCGGCACAGCCACTACCGGCCGTACTACCAAAGCTACGGCTATTACCCGCGCCATCACGGCTATTACGGCGGCGGGCCGTACGGATATTATCGCGGCGGCCCCGGCGTGACGTTCAGCTTCGGCGGCGGACGCTGGTGAGACAGGAGGCCCGCAGCAATGCGGGCCTCTCTCTTTTCATGCCCGGATGATCCCGGCTTTATTCTCGCAGAATGTTCCCGGCGGTCTCCAGGCCGCTCGCCAGCGCCGCTTCGACCGTGCCCATGTCGGGCCCGCGATAGAGCGCCTCACCGGAGAACAGCACCCTCCCATCGGCGCGCGCCAGCATCGCCTGCGCCGCGCGCGTGCGCGGTGTCGCCCAGGAATAGGCGCCGCGGGCAAAGCGATCGTGCGCCCAGTTGGTGGCCGCCGCCGCCACGAGCTCGCCCGCGACGTCCTCGCGCGGCAGCCTGAAGATGGCGGCGAGCGAATCGAGTCCGGCCTCGATCAGTCCTTGCGAATCGAGGCCGTCCAGTTCCGCGGTGCGCGGGCCGCCGAACCAGCCGGTGAGTATCGCATGCCGGCTCGGATATTGCGTCCACCACACCGGGATCCTCTCGTCTGACAGCAGGAAGGTCATGCCTGCGAGATCCCGTTGCCGCTCGCGCCACCATGGCCGCGCGAAGCGAAGCAGGATCTTGATGACATTGCCGAAGCCGATGTCGTTGGTGGCGGCAAGCTTCGCACGCGCGCTCGCCGGCAGGGCGATCTCGCGCAGCAAGGGCAGCGGCACCGTGAGGATCACCCGGTCGCAGCCATGTCCCTGGCCGCCGGCGCAGCGAACGACAACCTCGCGACCGCCCTCCTCGATCGCCGTCACCACGCAGCCGAGACGGATGGCGACGCCGTGCCTGCGGCAGTCAGCCGCCAGGAAATCGACCAGCCCGCCATAGCCGCCGTCGATGCGCGCCTGCGGAGCATGCCCGCCATCCATCCATTCCTCGCGCAGCGCCAGGGTCGAGGCGCGCTCGGGGTCGGCCGCGTCGTAGCCCTCGACCATCCGCTCGATCGAATGGCGCATCGGCGCATAATCGTCCCCGGCAAAATGCCGGCGCAGGAATTCGGCAACGGGGAGATCGTCCTGCAAATCCCTCAGCACGGCTTGCAGCTCGGCCTCGTGGGCGTCGTCCTGCCGCTCGCGCGAGAGCGTCGTCCCGTCGAAGCTCCACTGCTCGCCTTCGATCGCCTGAAGCGACAGCCCGGCCTCGCGCAGCAGTCGACGCGTAAGCGGTGCCTCGCCATGGACGAATTCGGCGCCGCCCTCGGCGGCATAGCCGAACTCCGAGGCCGGCAGCGGGTGGATGCGGCCGCCGCAGCGCGTGCGCGCTTCCAGCACCGTCACCTTGCGGCCGGCCCGCGCCAGCTCGCGCGCCGCCATCAGGCCCGCGGCACCGGCGCCGACGATGACGATGTGCTTGGACGTATCGGACATGGCCGGCATCACCGGCCTGCGGCCGGCGGATCGTTCCTGATCAGGTAGCGCAGCAGCAGGACCCCGCCGCCTAGCTCGCGCATGCTCTCCAGCGTCATCGCCGCGATCGGCGCACGCTTGTCGCTGTCAGCTTCCGTCGAGGAGAATACGAAGGGCGCGCCGGTGGCGCCGTCGATTGCGGGACTGAGGATCAGGTTGAATTCGTCGATCAGGCCGGCACGCAGGAACGCGCCATTGGCAACGCCGCCGCCCTCGACCAGGGGACGCTTCACGCCGAGCTCGCGGTGGAGGATGTCCAGCACCAGCGCCAGGTCGATTTCCGACTTGCCGGCGAAGATATAGGACACGCCCTCGCCGCGCAGCCCTGCGAGATGCGAATCCGGCACGCTCTCGGTCAGCACGACGACGATCGGGTCGCCGCCGATGTCCGAGCGGCCCCAGCCGATCTTGCCCTGCGCATCGAGCACGACGCCATAGGCTTTCGCGTCGCGCCGAGCGAACCAGTTTTGGCGCGGAAATGTCTCGCGCGTCTCGGTCGGGTACGGCTTGCCCTTGGCGAACTCCGACCCGGTGACGCGGCCGATGACCCAGGCATCGCCGCCGAGCTCCTCATGGATCGTCTCGAACCAGTCGGTGCCCGCGCCCTTCGGACGCCAGCGGCTGGGATGGGTGCGGCCGTCCAGGCTGGAGTGCATCAGACAGATCACGTAGGGCTTCATGCAACTCTCCGGAAATGCGTTTTACACCGTGGGCCGGTCGCCCTTGTCATCGCCCTTGTCTTCGCCTTTGGCGCGATCGCTAACGATCGTTGCGAGCGGATTGGGCTCTGGCAGCGCGACCAGCTGCAGCGTGTTGGTGTCGCGATGATTGAACGGCGCGCCGCGCACGAACAACTCGGTCTGGATCAGATAGGTCCAGCTGCCGTCGTCGTTGAAGGTGATGTCGCAGCGATAGGAATCGGTGCGGAACGCCTGTTCCAGGAAATCGGTCGAGCATATGCCATAAGCGGTGTCGCCGCGCCTGGCGGTGACCGAGATGGTCTTGTCGCCGGCTGCGGCCTTGCCCGAGGCCAGCAGCACCTGCCCGCGCGGAATCGCCAGCGTCTGCATGATCAGCCCGGTCGCGGGCTCCCACAGCCAATAG contains:
- a CDS encoding long-chain fatty acid--CoA ligase, which codes for MQESAMPGPAGQPGGLAEIRTLPQLLRWRVKATPAAEAYRHFDAAAQRWVSQSWREIDAEFELWRRALAAEALAPGERIAILMPNGVAHIAMDQAALSRGLVPVPMHAVDNPDSIAYVLADSGALVLFIDTLERWQAIVATGQPLDHLKRVVCADAGGLITPDARIVGLDHWLAQAPGATAPLPDVAIEPDDLAAIVYTSGTTGRPKGVMLSHGNVVANVKAIARRVKAEPHDVFLSFLPLSHTFERTGGYYYPIAIGACVAYARSVPQLSEDLQHVRPTVLVSVPRIYERIYALILQHRASAGWIERTLLDLTIAVGGRRFDARQRHDVPSLLDRLAWPLLKRLVADKVLAQLGGRLRVAVSGGAPIAEPVIGLFLALGLDVLQGYGMTETSPVVSVNTPDDNDPHSVGHVLDGVEVKLGENDELLVRGPSVMLGYWHKPEETRRAKDIDGWLHTGDQARIEDGRITITGRIKDILITSTGEKIAPVDLETAILADPLFEQALVVGEQRPFLAALVVLNAKAWVEEKERLAARGQQGGAAERAALLARIAAAVKAYPSYATPRAVWWTLDPWTIAAGLLTPTLKNKRPAIERRFADEIEHIYAKKPSSITST
- a CDS encoding NAD(P)/FAD-dependent oxidoreductase, whose translation is MSDTSKHIVIVGAGAAGLMAARELARAGRKVTVLEARTRCGGRIHPLPASEFGYAAEGGAEFVHGEAPLTRRLLREAGLSLQAIEGEQWSFDGTTLSRERQDDAHEAELQAVLRDLQDDLPVAEFLRRHFAGDDYAPMRHSIERMVEGYDAADPERASTLALREEWMDGGHAPQARIDGGYGGLVDFLAADCRRHGVAIRLGCVVTAIEEGGREVVVRCAGGQGHGCDRVILTVPLPLLREIALPASARAKLAATNDIGFGNVIKILLRFARPWWRERQRDLAGMTFLLSDERIPVWWTQYPSRHAILTGWFGGPRTAELDGLDSQGLIEAGLDSLAAIFRLPREDVAGELVAAAATNWAHDRFARGAYSWATPRTRAAQAMLARADGRVLFSGEALYRGPDMGTVEAALASGLETAGNILRE
- a CDS encoding dihydrofolate reductase family protein, which encodes MKPYVICLMHSSLDGRTHPSRWRPKGAGTDWFETIHEELGGDAWVIGRVTGSEFAKGKPYPTETRETFPRQNWFARRDAKAYGVVLDAQGKIGWGRSDIGGDPIVVVLTESVPDSHLAGLRGEGVSYIFAGKSEIDLALVLDILHRELGVKRPLVEGGGVANGAFLRAGLIDEFNLILSPAIDGATGAPFVFSSTEADSDKRAPIAAMTLESMRELGGGVLLLRYLIRNDPPAAGR
- a CDS encoding FABP family protein, giving the protein MLPIPADIFTEPEDVSPDGLANLGPLRRLAGRWQADKGIDINPKADGPERRTFIERIRMDPIDPQANGPQLLYGLRYHIHINTPEEDITFHDQVGYWLWEPATGLIMQTLAIPRGQVLLASGKAAAGDKTISVTARRGDTAYGICSTDFLEQAFRTDSYRCDITFNDDGSWTYLIQTELFVRGAPFNHRDTNTLQLVALPEPNPLATIVSDRAKGEDKGDDKGDRPTV